From the genome of Streptomyces sp. NBC_01260, one region includes:
- a CDS encoding M4 family metallopeptidase, which yields MRSTPSRRATATGALIAAAALLAAGVQTGTATATPAGATSAAAITAAASAGADHGALPRQLSPSQRAELIRDANASKAATAKDLGLGSQEKLVVRDVIQDNDGTTHTRYERTFSGLPVLGGDLVVQESKAGTTKSVTKASKATTAQLKAVDTAAEVAPAVAEKQALGAAKADGSDKTVAEKAPRKVVWMASGKPQLAYETVVGGLQEDGTPNALHVVTDATTGAKLYEWQAIENGVGNTEYSGQVTLGTAPSYTLTDTTRGNHKTYNLNHGTSGTGTLFSGSDDVWGDGTASNAETAAADAHYGAAETWDYYKNVHGRTGIKGNGVGAYSRVHYGNSYVNAFWDDSCFCMTYGDGSGNASPLTALDVAAHEMTHGVTSNTAGLVYSGESGGLNEATSDIFATAVEFYANNATDKGDYLIGEKIDINGDGTPLRYQDKPSKDGASKDAWYSGIGNVDVHYSSGPANHFFYLLSEGSGAKTINGVSYDSPTSDGLPVTGIGRDKAALIWFKALTTKFTSTTNYAAARTGTLAAAGELYGTTSAEYKSVADAWAGINVGARPGGGTDPGGTVFENTTVTAIPDHGAAVTSSVNVTGRTGNAPSALKVGVDITHTYRGDLVIDLVAPDGTAYRLKNSSSSDSADNVQTTYTVNASSEVANGTWKLKVQDVYSGDTGKINSFKLTF from the coding sequence GTGAGATCCACGCCCAGCCGTCGTGCCACCGCGACCGGCGCTCTGATAGCCGCAGCAGCCCTTCTGGCCGCCGGAGTCCAGACCGGCACAGCCACAGCAACACCGGCCGGCGCGACCAGCGCCGCCGCCATCACCGCCGCGGCATCCGCAGGCGCCGATCACGGTGCGCTGCCCAGGCAGCTCTCCCCCTCCCAGCGTGCGGAGCTGATCCGCGACGCGAACGCGAGCAAGGCGGCCACCGCCAAGGACCTCGGTCTCGGCTCGCAGGAGAAGCTCGTCGTCCGGGACGTCATCCAGGACAACGACGGCACCACGCACACCCGTTACGAGCGCACCTTCAGCGGGCTCCCGGTCCTCGGCGGCGACCTGGTCGTCCAGGAGTCGAAGGCCGGCACGACCAAGAGCGTCACCAAGGCGTCCAAGGCCACCACCGCGCAGCTGAAGGCCGTGGACACGGCCGCGGAGGTCGCCCCGGCGGTGGCCGAGAAGCAGGCACTCGGTGCGGCCAAGGCCGACGGCTCGGACAAGACGGTGGCCGAGAAGGCGCCGCGCAAGGTCGTCTGGATGGCGAGCGGCAAGCCGCAGCTCGCCTACGAGACCGTGGTCGGCGGGCTCCAGGAGGACGGCACCCCGAACGCGCTCCACGTCGTCACGGACGCGACCACCGGCGCGAAGCTCTACGAGTGGCAGGCCATCGAGAACGGCGTCGGCAACACGGAGTACAGCGGTCAGGTCACCCTCGGGACCGCTCCGTCGTACACGCTGACCGACACCACGCGCGGCAACCACAAGACGTACAACCTGAACCACGGTACGTCCGGCACGGGCACCCTCTTCTCCGGCAGCGACGACGTCTGGGGCGACGGCACCGCCTCGAACGCGGAGACCGCGGCGGCGGACGCCCACTACGGTGCGGCCGAGACCTGGGACTACTACAAGAACGTCCATGGCCGGACCGGTATCAAGGGCAACGGCGTCGGCGCGTACTCCCGCGTCCACTACGGCAACAGCTACGTCAACGCCTTCTGGGACGACAGCTGCTTCTGCATGACGTACGGCGACGGCAGCGGCAACGCTTCGCCGCTGACCGCACTGGACGTCGCGGCGCACGAGATGACGCACGGCGTCACCTCCAACACCGCCGGCCTGGTCTACAGCGGTGAGTCCGGTGGCCTCAACGAGGCGACCAGCGACATCTTCGCCACCGCCGTCGAGTTCTACGCCAACAACGCCACCGACAAGGGCGACTACCTCATCGGCGAGAAGATCGACATCAACGGCGACGGCACGCCGCTGCGCTACCAGGACAAGCCGAGCAAGGACGGCGCGTCCAAGGACGCCTGGTACTCGGGCATCGGAAACGTCGACGTCCACTACTCGTCGGGCCCGGCCAACCACTTCTTCTACCTTCTCTCGGAAGGCAGCGGCGCCAAGACCATCAACGGCGTCTCGTACGACTCCCCGACCTCCGACGGCCTGCCGGTGACCGGCATCGGCCGCGACAAGGCCGCGCTGATCTGGTTCAAGGCGCTCACCACCAAGTTCACCTCCACGACGAACTACGCGGCCGCCCGCACCGGCACGCTCGCCGCGGCCGGTGAGCTGTACGGCACGACCAGCGCCGAGTACAAGTCCGTGGCCGACGCCTGGGCCGGCATCAACGTCGGCGCGCGTCCCGGCGGCGGCACCGACCCCGGTGGCACGGTCTTCGAGAACACCACCGTCACGGCCATCCCGGACCACGGCGCGGCCGTCACCAGCTCGGTCAACGTCACCGGCCGTACCGGCAACGCCCCCAGCGCCCTCAAGGTCGGCGTGGACATCACCCACACCTACCGCGGTGACCTGGTCATCGACCTCGTCGCCCCGGACGGCACGGCCTACCGCCTGAAGAACTCGTCCTCCAGCGACTCGGCGGACAACGTCCAGACCACGTACACGGTCAACGCCTCCTCGGAGGTGGCGAACGGGACCTGGAAGCTGAAGGTCCAGGACGTCTACTCGGGCGACACCGGAAAGATCAACAGCTTCAAGCTGACCTTCTGA